The following are encoded together in the Eulemur rufifrons isolate Redbay chromosome 28, OSU_ERuf_1, whole genome shotgun sequence genome:
- the DDIT4 gene encoding DNA damage-inducible transcript 4 protein has product MPSLWDRFSSSSSSSSLSRTPTPDRPPRSAWGSTAREEGLDRCASLESSDCESLDSSNSGFGPEEDSAYLDGVSLPDFELLSDPEDERLCANLMQLLQESLAQARLGSRRPARLLMPGQLVSQVGKELLRLAYSEPCGLRGALLDVCVEQGKSCHSVGQLALDHSLVPTFQLTLVLRLDSRLWPKIQGLFSSANSPFLPGFSQSLTLSTGFRVIKKKLYSSEQLLIEEC; this is encoded by the exons ATGCCGAGCCTTTGGGACCGCTTCTCGTCCTCCTCTTCTTCGTCGTCCTTGTCCCGAACTCCCACCCCTGATCGGCCGCCGCGCTCAGCCTGGGGGTCGACGGCCCGTGAGGAGGGGCTTGACCGCTGCGCGAGCCTGGAGAGCTCGGACTGCGAGTCCCTGGACAGCAGCAACAGTGGCTTCGGGCCGGAGGAAG ATTCGGCATACCTGGATGGGGTGTCGCTGCCCGACTTCGAGCTGCTCAGCGACCCCGAGGATGAGCGCCTGTGTGCCAACCTGATGCAGCTGCTGCAGGAGAGCCTGGCCCAGGCGCGGCTGGGCTCGCGGCGCCCCGCGCGCCTGCTGATGCCTGGCCAGCTGGTGAGCCAGGTGGGCAAGGAACTGCTGCGCCTGGCTTACAGCGAGCCGTGCGGCCTGCGGGGGGCGCTGCTGGACGTCTGTGTAGAGCAGGGCAAGAGCTGCCACAGCGTGGGCCAGCTGGCCCTCGACCACAGCCTGGTGCCCACCTTCCAGCTGACCCTCGTGCTGCGCCTGGACTCACGCCTCTGGCCCAAGATCCAGGGGCTGTTTAGCTCTGCcaactctcccttcctccctggcttCAGCCAGTCCCTGACGCTGAGCACCGGCTTCCGAGTCATCAAGAAGAAGCTGTATAGCTCGGAGCAGCTGCTCATTGAGGAGTGTTGA